The sequence TATTCGGACGACCTTCTGCATTGGGGCGACTCCGAGGTTGTCATGACCACACGCGGCGGTTTCTGGGATTCGGACCGTATCGGCGCATGCGCCCCTCCCATTGAGACTGAGCAGGGTTGGCTCGATATATATCACGGCGTAAAGAATACCAGCGCCGGCCCCATATACAGAATGGGCGCGGCCTTGCTCGATCTAGAGAACCCCGCTAAGGTTCTCTGCCGAAGCGCTGTCCCTATTCTGACTCCACGCGAGTATTATGAGCGTGTAGGTGATGTGGGCAATGTTGTGTTCTCATGCGGAGCAATATTGGAGGACGGCGGCAAACTCAAGATTTACTATGGCGCAGCCGACACCTGTATTTGTCTTGGTTTTGCCGATGTTAACATGCTCATAGACAGGTGCCGCACAGATACAGATGGAGAAGACCTGGAGTAAAAATCAATAACACATAAATGTGGAAAGTGGAAAGCGAGCGATCGCTTTCCACTTTTTGTTTTTTATCCATTCAAATCGCGCTCGCCGGGACAGATTTTATCCGGTATCTTTATTTTAGATTCACTTCTTAGCTGCTGCACTCTCTTAGTTGCTGTCTTGGGATTACCGATAACGCACGGACCGGCCACACATCCGCCCTCGCAACACATCACTTCCAGCACATTAAAGTCGCCGCCGTGGAGGGCATAGTTCTTCATCGTCTTCAGAGACTGCTTGGATATGCCGTCAATGAGTTCTGGTTTAATCTCGTCATGCAACACCGATTCGTCGTCGGTCATATCTTTTATAGCCTCGGCGACCCCGCCGCTCACAGGAAACCCTCTGCCGCTGGCATGTGCCGGTAAATCTGCAGGCTGTGGTTCGGCGTCCGCAACGTCTATTCCCTTGGCGACCAGCAGTGATCCCAGTTCTTCGAACGTGAGAGTGTAGTCGACCAGCGGATCATCGACTGCTTCTTTTATCTTGGCTGCGCAGGGGCTTATAAACACCCTGAGCGCGTCAGGATACTGCTGCGCTGCTATCTCTGCGGCGCAGTGCATAGGGGTGCAGGTTTTGGAGACAAATGGCCGAAGTTCCGGCACATGTTTTTGAACTGCATATATGTATGCCGGGCAGCATGACGTTGCCATGAACGGATCACCCTCACCAAGCCTTTCAGCCAGCTCGATAGACTCCCGCCGGGCGACAATATCTGCCCCGAGTGCTACCTCCACCACATGATCGAACCCGAGCTGCTTTAGCGCCCCGACAACCTGTTCCAGTGACGCATCGAACTGACCGGCCAGCGCCGGAGCTATCAGCGCAACCGTTTTTCGGGGTGAGAGCAGGTTTTTGATGATATCCACAATTTGCGAGAGGCTCATAATCGCGCCGAACGGGCAGGCAGCCATGCACTTTCCGCACAAGATGCACTTCGCCTCGTCGATGATCTCCACGCCATCCTCGCCTTTTGAGATAGCTCCGACAGGACATTCCTCCTCACATGGGATCGGGACATATACAACTGCATGATACGGGCACACTTTCATGCATTTTCCACAGTTGACGCACTTCTCGGAATCGATCCTGGCCTGACCTTCGACAAATGAGATACACTTCTTGGGGCAGTTGACCGCGCACGGTCTGGCGAAGCAGCCTCTGCAAGCGTTGGTGACGAAGTAGTTTGTGCGCACGCACGCGCTGCACGCTTCATCAATTACTGTCAGATCACTCTGAGTCACCTTCTCGCGAGACAGAGCAAGCTGCGCATACTGCCCGAGTGTCATTAACTCGTCCGCTTCATCCTCGACCTTGAAACC comes from Armatimonadota bacterium and encodes:
- a CDS encoding monomeric [FeFe] hydrogenase gives rise to the protein MQYDNNTTRIRRLLLVRLAQLAFENKLVENIDRIPIEVRPKGSPHDRCCVHKERAVIKYRLMASLGFKVEDEADELMTLGQYAQLALSREKVTQSDLTVIDEACSACVRTNYFVTNACRGCFARPCAVNCPKKCISFVEGQARIDSEKCVNCGKCMKVCPYHAVVYVPIPCEEECPVGAISKGEDGVEIIDEAKCILCGKCMAACPFGAIMSLSQIVDIIKNLLSPRKTVALIAPALAGQFDASLEQVVGALKQLGFDHVVEVALGADIVARRESIELAERLGEGDPFMATSCCPAYIYAVQKHVPELRPFVSKTCTPMHCAAEIAAQQYPDALRVFISPCAAKIKEAVDDPLVDYTLTFEELGSLLVAKGIDVADAEPQPADLPAHASGRGFPVSGGVAEAIKDMTDDESVLHDEIKPELIDGISKQSLKTMKNYALHGGDFNVLEVMCCEGGCVAGPCVIGNPKTATKRVQQLRSESKIKIPDKICPGERDLNG